Genomic DNA from Candidatus Binataceae bacterium:
GCCGTCGTTGGTCTCCAGCACGTAGCCGCTGGCGGCCACGATGTAACCCTTCTGCGGGCTCGTCCATGCGCTGCCGAAGAGGTACAGATCCTGCTCGTTCAGTTCCGGTATTCCGCGATGGTACGCCTCCTCGTCGGTCACGTCCTCAACGTACTTGGGCAGCCCCACGACCTTGTCCGATTCCGTCCAGGTCTTGCCGCCGTCGGTCGTGTGCTTGATAACCCCGAATTCGCCCTGCACCCAGCCGTCCCTGTCGTCGAGGAATGCAACCCCGTTGAGCGCCTCGTCCTTGTGAAGGCTCTGGTCTTCCCAGGTCTTACCGCCGTCAGAGGAGTGAATGATGGTGGCCTCGGGGCCAACTGCCCAGATCTGATTCGGGTCTTTGCCGCGCCCGATCGAGAGCAGGTTTTCGCTGACGTTCTTTGGGGCGTCAACTTTATCCCAGGTCTTGCCGCCGTCGGTCGTGTGCAGGATGAGAGCGCGCTCGCCCCCGACTACGCAGTCGCTGGGGCTGGCACAGCTCACCGCGAACAACGAGTAATGTGTCCCGCTCTTCTGCAGCGCAACCTTGGTCGCGTTGTCAGTGATGCTCAGGATGGTTCCGTAGGTGCCGACCGCCCACGCGTGGTCTTTGTCCGCCACGGTTGAGCCATAATAATCTTCATGCTCGGGTAGCGATCGCCCCTCGGAGGAGTTTCCTATGCGCTCGGCGATCATGCGCTTCTGCGCCTCGCCCTCGCATCCCACCGACGTCACGCACAGCGCCGCCAGCGCCGCGCACATAATTGACAGTTTGCCGATTCTACCCATTGCCCCGTGCAGCAAAGGCCACCTCTCGAAAAATTCTCGACGCCGCATCGTTACCGTAACTTTCGATGGCGAACTCTCGTGCGCGGCCTCCCCGGCCACCGCAAACTCGGCCTCGACCCCCGAACGGTTACGTACGGACCAATTGGACGCGATGCCTTGCGCTATCGCGCCTTCCCTATTTCACCCATCAGTTGCCCCAGAGCCAGACCGAGAGTTGCCCTAATGGACACACTTCCCTTGGGTAAGACCCCTCCGCAGGCCACGCCCTGAGTTGGACGCTATAATGCTTGATCCAAAGGGAATGTCAAGCAGCCCGAAGCAATTAACATCCACCGTTTTTTTCCCGATCCCCTCCAGAGTCATATTTCGGTAACATTAGTCCGGCACTAAGTCCACGAGGTGCCGAAGACAATAGCCTGGCTGCCCGCCGGGCGGCATTCGGAGGTCCCGCCGCTTCATCGTCAAAAGATAACCTTGTGAGCTATAAACACTTCATAGATGAAGCCAATCCGCGGCTATGTCACTCCCGGGGGAAAAGAACGGAACCGGATTCGACAGCCCGAGCGCCAAGCCTCCGCTTGAAAAAAATTCACCGAAATGCTTGAGCTATCCGGCAACCCGTTGCGAAACAATAGCGGCATCGGGGGGGAGCACCAACCAAAGGAGCCGAAGCTGATGTTGAGAAGGAAATCATCGTTGTTTGTGGCGATCGTGGCGTCCATGATCGTTGGGGCGTGGTCGGGGATGGGGATGGCAGCTGATATCACCCCCGAAAACGTCGGAACGATGGCGAGCAGCGCCAAGACAGCCGACGATTACGCGGCGCTCGCGAACTATTACGACGCCCAGGCCAAGGCCGCCAAGGAACGGGCCGACGACGCCAAGGCGCAGTACAACACGATTCACGCGCCCAAGGGCCTGCGCACGGGAGCTGACACGGAAGTGATCACCACGCAGCGCGTCTTCATGAAGCGGTCGGCTGCGCACTACAACGCCTTGGCCGATCAGTACGCGAAGATGGCCGAGATGTACCACAAGCTCGCCAAGCCCGCCGGCGGCGGACAGTAGGCCAGAGCTTCCTTCATTTTGACCGGGCCGGACGCGAGCGTCCGACCCGATCATTACCGCCCCCTGGTATCGCCGACAGAAGCGTCGAAGGCGAAATCAGGGGGCGGATCGTTTTTCAAATTGAAACGGCGAATCGCACCCGGCGCACCAGGGAGCCGGGGACTGCAGCTTACTGCCCCAGCCATCCGGCGCGATCGAACAGCGCAAGCGAATCCCCAAGCGCGCGCAGGCGCGCCTTGTACTGTGCGCGCAACTGCAACGCGTCCTGGATGGTGACCGCGCGAAAACGAAAGCGCGTGCGCGGCGCCGCCTGGGCCACGCGATCGAGGTCGCACTGGATCACGGTTCCGATCGTTGCGTAGCCGCCACCCGTAACCGCGTCGCGCATCAGCAGGATTCCCTCTTTGCCGCCGGGCACCTGGATCGATCCGACCGGATAGCCGACGTCAACCACGTTCGAGGGATCGGAGCCGGCGCCAAAGGGCGGTTCGCGATCGCGAAATTTAAATCCGACCCCGTGAATCCGGTAACCGATACGATCGGCTTCGGTCGAAACCTCCCACGGCGTGCTCAGAAACTGCGCGACGCTCTCCTCGGTAAGCCGATAACTGCAAAGGCCCATCAGGATGCGCAGTTCGACGACCTCCGGAAAGGCCGGCAGCATTCGCGGATCAAGCCGCCGCCCGGTCAACTCCGCGGCGGCGCGCCGGGGCGCGCCGATGGCCAGGACGTCTTGCGCGGCGATCGCGCGCCCGCTTATTCCGCCGAAACGTCCGAGCATATAGGTCGAGCGGCTCCCCAATAGTTCGGGCACGTCGATTCCGCCGGCCACACAAACGTACGAGCGAACGCCCGCGACCGCCTGTCCGCACTGCAGCCTGTCGCCCGCCTTGAGCGCGAGCGCGACCCACATCGGCGCGGGCCGCCCGCTAACTCGCAACTCAAGCGGCGCGCCGGTCACCGCGACCGTGACCTCGGCGGCGGCCTCGAGCTCGGGGCCGAGAAATGTCGTTTCCAGCGCTGCGGCGCCTGCGTCATTGCCGACCAGCAGGTTGCCGGCGCGGAGAGAGAACTGATCCATCGCGCCCGACGGCGGCATCCCGATGTGATACCAGCCGAAGCGGCCGGCGTCCTGGATGGTAGTAACCAGCCCTGGTCTTAAGACTTTGAGCATCAGCGCGCTTCTTGCTCGAGGCGGTTGAGGTAGCGCTCAGGATCCTTGAAATAGACCGCAGGTCTGAATTCCTGCTCGACGATTCGGTAGCGATAGGTGCCGGCCTCGACCTCCGCGCGAATCGCGTTGAACTCGTCGAGATCGATCGGCCGCAGTTTCCATCGATCGGCCGCCTTGGCCAGGATTCGCGTCTCGCGCAGATCGACCAGCCGCCCTTCGGGTTCGTAAACCGGCACCGGCGTCATCCCGATCAACTGATAGCCGCCCGGCCCCCGCACCGGGTAGATCGCCATGAAAGCGCCGCCGTGCGAAACCGTGCGCTCGGGCGTGTCGGTGCGCGGGCGGATGTACTTGGGCGCCTGCAGCGCGCGTTCGCGCGGCACCATCTGGTAGCCCCAGGCGGTGCCGGGCACGAAACCGACCATCGAAATCCAGTAAGGGCGCCCCGAGTGCGCCGCGATAAACTCCTGCTTGTCGCTGAAGCCATTGATCCGCATCAGGTACTCCAGGTTGGTGACGGAGGGGTCCTGATGGCGCTCGGCAAACTGCCTGGCGCACTCCTTGGTCCACGGATCATCGTAGAGCACCGGGATGTCCACGATGCGCGAGCTGATGCTCGTGATGTGCTCGGCCTGATGCTCGAACTCGCGCAACGCCTTGACCAGCTTGTGCGGATCGATTTCCTCGGGCCGGTAGTGCACCAGGTACGATGAGTTGCCCGGGCATACTTCGATCACTCCGTCCACGCGATCGCGATCGATCGCCTGGCAGATCGAGAGAATCTTGAAGTTGACCTCGAGGCTCATCTCGATATCGAAGTCGACGAAGATGTATTCGTCGCCGCCGAAGTCGTAGCGGGTCTCCATCGCGCAGCGCCCCCCTCTCTCTCCCGCGCTAGGCCGCGGCCATCTCGCGCAGCACCTCGTCGGCCACCCGCAGCACTTCCTTGACGTCGTCGGCGGTATGCGCGGCCGAGAGGAACCCCGGATGATGGGGCGTAAGCAGGATGCCCTTGGAGAGGAGACCCATGCTGAACTCATACTGGCGGGCGGCGTTGGCGCGGATCGCGGTGCGTTTGCTCGTGACCGGAGCGTCGGCGAAGTGGACGTGAAAGAGCGAACCGACGCCGGTGACCTGGACCGGGAAGCCGTGGCGGCGCGCGCTCGCGGCGATACCCTCGCGCACCGCGTGGCCCATCGCGCCGACATACTCGTAAACCGGATTGCGTTCGAGTTCCGTGAGCGCCGCGAGTCCGGCGGCCATGCTGATCGGGTTGCCCGAAAACGTTCCCGAGGCGAAGCTCTTCTCCTTGACGTCCGACGGCTGCTTGGTCGGCGTGATCACTTTTTCCATCAAATCGCGCCGCCCGCCGAAGGCGCCTACCGGAAAGCCGCCGCCGACGATCTTGCCGATACATCCGAGGTCCGGGCGCACGCCGAAGTGGGCCGACGCGCCGCCCAGACCGAGGCGGAAGCCGGTCACGATCTCGTCGAAGATAAGCATCACGCCGTTCTCTTCGGTCGCCTTGCGGAGCGCGCGCAGGAATTCCGGATCGGCCGGCACCGCGCCGGTAAAAAACGCGGCCACTGGCTCGATAATCACCGCCGCGAGTTCGCGCCCGTGGCGGCGCACCAGGTCGATCGCGGCCATGTCGTTATACGGCAGCAGCAGCACGCTATCGATCACCGAATGCGGAATTCCGGCGCAATCCGGCATCGCGAGCGGCTCGTTTTCGGGTCCCTGCCCGCCCACCGCGCCGCCGACCAGCGACCAGTCGTGCTGGCCGTGGTAGTTGCCCTCGAACTTGGCGATCCGCTCGCGCCCGGTGAACGCGCGTGCCGCTCGCATCGCCATCAGCGTCGCCTCCGAGCCGCTGTTCACGAAGCGGATCATCTCCATGTAGTCCATAAGCTGCGCGACTTTCTTCGCTAG
This window encodes:
- a CDS encoding YCF48-related protein — translated: MCAALAALCVTSVGCEGEAQKRMIAERIGNSSEGRSLPEHEDYYGSTVADKDHAWAVGTYGTILSITDNATKVALQKSGTHYSLFAVSCASPSDCVVGGERALILHTTDGGKTWDKVDAPKNVSENLLSIGRGKDPNQIWAVGPEATIIHSSDGGKTWEDQSLHKDEALNGVAFLDDRDGWVQGEFGVIKHTTDGGKTWTESDKVVGLPKYVEDVTDEEAYHRGIPELNEQDLYLFGSAWTSPQKGYIVAASGYVLETNDGGATWQAHRGGTNSLFAIAAPAGHPAVAGGLLGTVVHEGDKGWAIDESVSSRVYTWLRSVSFSPDGSLGIMTGGNGAILVSHDGGATWEALNKDTIMAAGIAAAKS
- a CDS encoding biotin-dependent carboxyltransferase family protein produces the protein MLKVLRPGLVTTIQDAGRFGWYHIGMPPSGAMDQFSLRAGNLLVGNDAGAAALETTFLGPELEAAAEVTVAVTGAPLELRVSGRPAPMWVALALKAGDRLQCGQAVAGVRSYVCVAGGIDVPELLGSRSTYMLGRFGGISGRAIAAQDVLAIGAPRRAAAELTGRRLDPRMLPAFPEVVELRILMGLCSYRLTEESVAQFLSTPWEVSTEADRIGYRIHGVGFKFRDREPPFGAGSDPSNVVDVGYPVGSIQVPGGKEGILLMRDAVTGGGYATIGTVIQCDLDRVAQAAPRTRFRFRAVTIQDALQLRAQYKARLRALGDSLALFDRAGWLGQ
- a CDS encoding allophanate hydrolase subunit 1 — protein: METRYDFGGDEYIFVDFDIEMSLEVNFKILSICQAIDRDRVDGVIEVCPGNSSYLVHYRPEEIDPHKLVKALREFEHQAEHITSISSRIVDIPVLYDDPWTKECARQFAERHQDPSVTNLEYLMRINGFSDKQEFIAAHSGRPYWISMVGFVPGTAWGYQMVPRERALQAPKYIRPRTDTPERTVSHGGAFMAIYPVRGPGGYQLIGMTPVPVYEPEGRLVDLRETRILAKAADRWKLRPIDLDEFNAIRAEVEAGTYRYRIVEQEFRPAVYFKDPERYLNRLEQEAR
- a CDS encoding glutamate-1-semialdehyde 2,1-aminomutase → MALEKFVNAYIARTPRSRAIYEDARTVLPGGVSGNAKFLKPYPLYVKRARGAHVIDVDGNDYVDLLDAVGAAILGHGHEAITRAVKEQIDEAILPLMATELEVKLAKKVAQLMDYMEMIRFVNSGSEATLMAMRAARAFTGRERIAKFEGNYHGQHDWSLVGGAVGGQGPENEPLAMPDCAGIPHSVIDSVLLLPYNDMAAIDLVRRHGRELAAVIIEPVAAFFTGAVPADPEFLRALRKATEENGVMLIFDEIVTGFRLGLGGASAHFGVRPDLGCIGKIVGGGFPVGAFGGRRDLMEKVITPTKQPSDVKEKSFASGTFSGNPISMAAGLAALTELERNPVYEYVGAMGHAVREGIAASARRHGFPVQVTGVGSLFHVHFADAPVTSKRTAIRANAARQYEFSMGLLSKGILLTPHHPGFLSAAHTADDVKEVLRVADEVLREMAAA